One segment of Metallosphaera cuprina Ar-4 DNA contains the following:
- a CDS encoding glycosyltransferase: protein MLTVIVPAYNESHRIQRTLKKLSKFDDVIVIFDGNDDTPNVVRKFPVRLFISKERLGKGGALKTGISLSRGDRILTMDADFPVSEEDLKKLLDTDADLVLPKRKILGMPLTRRFLHFSFIRLTKLLFPSLKFQDFQSGVKLIRRDKALSVMNELIMNDLLFDVNLIYAFRRRGYVIKEVEISYIHDEKGSKISGRLIKVVLLIFLSLIKLRVYYSPFKSILDTRLYRRVQDFILKVLR from the coding sequence ATGCTAACAGTTATCGTCCCAGCATACAATGAGAGTCATAGAATACAACGAACTTTAAAAAAGCTCTCTAAGTTCGATGACGTGATCGTGATATTTGATGGAAACGACGACACGCCTAACGTCGTCAGGAAGTTCCCCGTAAGGCTCTTCATAAGCAAGGAAAGGCTGGGAAAAGGAGGTGCGCTGAAAACTGGGATCTCGTTATCGAGGGGAGATAGGATCCTGACTATGGATGCAGATTTTCCAGTTAGTGAGGAGGATCTTAAGAAGTTGTTAGACACTGACGCAGACCTTGTTTTACCTAAGCGTAAGATACTCGGCATGCCGCTAACTAGGAGGTTCCTTCATTTCTCCTTCATTCGTCTCACTAAACTCCTGTTCCCCAGTCTAAAATTCCAAGATTTCCAATCAGGAGTAAAGCTGATAAGGAGAGATAAGGCGCTGAGCGTAATGAACGAACTGATTATGAACGATCTGTTGTTTGATGTTAATCTGATCTACGCTTTCAGGAGGAGAGGATACGTAATAAAGGAGGTCGAGATATCCTACATTCATGACGAGAAGGGAAGCAAGATAAGTGGGAGGTTAATTAAGGTAGTCTTATTGATATTCCTTTCCTTGATTAAATTAAGGGTATACTACTCGCCTTTCAAATCTATACTTGATACCAGGCTCTATAGGAGGGTGCAAGACTTCATTTTGAAGGTATTAAGATGA
- a CDS encoding urease accessory protein UreD, producing the protein MKAWLEINGDIVKKSGSLNAFISHDNVIIANPSEVLAHDDELRVFIKTNNKKITDQAYTKILSNSDVRLEYVIEGSFLTFKTHPILFYNRAKAEIENVFFVKDKAIIIESYALGREAHGEKFKEGKIRAKTLIYYNSKLLVFDVYRVTGLSYLNTIGSSGLIGVYRVGDYEVDIEKISISSEDIYERWSRIVE; encoded by the coding sequence GTGAAAGCGTGGCTAGAGATTAACGGAGATATAGTGAAAAAAAGCGGTAGCTTGAACGCCTTCATTTCACACGACAACGTTATCATAGCTAATCCATCAGAGGTTTTAGCACACGATGATGAGCTGAGGGTGTTCATAAAGACAAATAATAAAAAGATAACTGATCAAGCGTACACAAAAATATTATCTAACTCTGACGTTAGACTAGAATACGTTATAGAGGGAAGTTTTCTAACGTTTAAAACCCATCCCATATTGTTTTATAATAGGGCTAAGGCAGAAATAGAAAACGTCTTCTTCGTAAAAGATAAAGCAATAATAATTGAAAGTTACGCCTTAGGTAGGGAAGCCCACGGGGAGAAGTTTAAAGAGGGTAAAATAAGGGCTAAAACCTTAATATATTATAATTCCAAGCTCCTAGTTTTTGATGTGTATAGGGTTACAGGCTTGAGTTACTTAAATACCATAGGATCCTCTGGCCTCATAGGGGTATATAGGGTAGGTGATTACGAGGTTGATATTGAAAAAATTTCTATAAGTTCCGAAGATATTTATGAGAGGTGGAGTCGAATTGTCGAATGA
- the ureG gene encoding urease accessory protein UreG: protein MKIGVLGPVGSGKTSLIINLTEYLVKRGLKVGIITNDVVSHNDAITIYNTLVDQKKILNKENVLGIVTGGCPHTAIREDPSLNLRALEILNNRDKFDVIFIESGGDNVMSSFSPLLADYTIFVLDTSAGDKYPGKGGLGIFESDLLVINKIDLAPYVNADLEKMRRDATKVRKNKPFVFVSLKTGEGLKELHSVLEGEIKSESVARD, encoded by the coding sequence TTGAAAATAGGTGTCCTAGGTCCAGTGGGCTCCGGCAAGACGAGTTTGATAATAAACTTGACTGAATATTTAGTTAAAAGAGGTTTAAAAGTTGGAATAATCACCAACGACGTAGTGTCACATAATGATGCTATAACAATTTATAATACATTAGTAGACCAAAAGAAAATATTGAACAAGGAAAACGTTTTAGGAATAGTGACAGGCGGTTGTCCTCACACTGCAATAAGGGAAGATCCCTCATTGAACTTGAGGGCGTTGGAAATACTAAACAATAGAGACAAATTTGACGTAATTTTCATAGAAAGTGGGGGAGATAACGTGATGTCGTCTTTCAGTCCACTTTTAGCAGATTATACTATCTTCGTACTGGACACTTCAGCTGGAGATAAGTACCCTGGTAAAGGGGGATTGGGGATCTTCGAAAGTGATCTTTTAGTGATAAACAAGATAGATTTAGCACCTTATGTCAACGCAGATCTTGAGAAAATGAGGAGAGATGCGACGAAGGTGAGGAAAAATAAACCTTTCGTTTTCGTAAGTCTCAAAACTGGGGAAGGATTGAAAGAGTTGCATAGCGTTTTGGAAGGTGAGATAAAGAGTGAAAGCGTGGCTAGAGATTAA
- a CDS encoding urease accessory protein UreF: MFDSSLPIGSFNFSNGIEEAFHRKLDMTSVIKTYYHEVILRGDAVAVKMAFDDPTATDELVYASKLTKELKSSSVYLGRSLANLDLCENEYLKEVKEGRRLGTYPVVLAQTCKCLNIDKYTCSKGLAYSEVSQLILSAVRLGAMDFKTGQRLLLGLEFEDHDDFEPSFPLIDILSKAHERREVRVFES, translated from the coding sequence TTGTTTGATTCTTCGCTTCCAATAGGTTCCTTTAATTTCTCCAATGGTATCGAAGAGGCATTCCATAGGAAGTTAGATATGACGAGCGTCATAAAAACGTACTACCACGAGGTTATATTAAGAGGAGATGCGGTAGCTGTGAAAATGGCATTTGACGATCCCACAGCTACAGATGAGTTAGTTTACGCCTCAAAGCTTACAAAGGAGCTAAAGTCTTCTTCAGTTTATTTAGGCAGATCCTTAGCTAATTTGGATTTATGTGAGAATGAGTATTTAAAGGAAGTTAAGGAAGGCAGACGCTTGGGAACTTATCCAGTAGTGTTAGCTCAAACTTGTAAATGTCTAAATATAGATAAATATACTTGTAGTAAAGGTTTAGCTTATTCTGAAGTTTCTCAACTAATTTTATCGGCTGTGAGACTAGGGGCTATGGATTTTAAGACTGGACAAAGGTTGCTTTTAGGGCTAGAGTTCGAAGATCATGACGATTTTGAACCGTCTTTTCCATTAATAGACATATTATCTAAAGCTCACGAGAGGAGAGAGGTAAGGGTGTTCGAATCTTGA
- a CDS encoding purine-cytosine permease family protein: MKEENTSSRRKYNSLVSNPAVEDYSLRYVPKSFRKWSEFTVANSALGGIAYLADFAIGGSLVVTYGFTNAIWGIIIASIIIFSTGLPIAYYSAKHNIDMDLLTRGAGFGYLGSTITSIIYASFTFIYFSLEGSVMAQAISLYFGINIRIAYAIAALIIIPLVIYGMTFLSRLQLYTQPLWFILMLTPLIVILNKDPSSLSVWTSFDGEAKTIQFNPLLAGLAAGVVLSLIAQIGEQADYLRFMPEKSSRNSKKWWLFVILAGPGWIFLGMFKQIYATFLASNIVSTLGAVKATEPIYQFLFGYNLLFGLPIISLTIATLFILISQIKINVTNAYSGSLSWSNFFSRVFHVHPGRVMWVMFNVLIALTLMELGVFYELNFVLGFYSNVAIAWIGAVVADLIINKKLLKISPDYIEFKRGHLYKINPVGFVPMVLASVISIVAFFGLLGPIAQAFSPFISLAIAFLLTPVMAILTGGKYYIARKSDIVNEEHECVSCGFTYEKSDMLYCSYHKGSICSLCCTLERSCHESCKDGLKPFRLTR; encoded by the coding sequence ATGAAAGAGGAGAACACCTCAAGTAGGAGGAAATATAATTCGTTAGTTTCAAATCCTGCTGTTGAAGATTACTCCCTTAGGTACGTTCCAAAAAGTTTTAGGAAATGGAGTGAATTTACTGTAGCCAATTCGGCTTTAGGTGGAATAGCTTATTTAGCGGACTTCGCCATAGGAGGATCCCTTGTGGTTACCTATGGTTTCACTAACGCTATTTGGGGAATAATAATTGCTTCTATAATAATATTTTCAACTGGTTTACCAATTGCATACTATTCCGCAAAGCACAACATAGATATGGATTTGTTGACTAGGGGAGCAGGATTTGGATATTTAGGTTCCACGATAACTTCAATTATATACGCGTCTTTTACGTTCATATATTTCTCTTTAGAAGGTTCAGTTATGGCTCAAGCAATAAGTCTATATTTTGGAATAAATATAAGAATAGCCTACGCTATTGCTGCGTTGATAATCATACCTCTTGTAATTTATGGGATGACGTTCCTATCTAGGTTACAACTGTATACACAACCGTTATGGTTTATACTAATGCTAACACCACTTATTGTAATATTAAATAAGGATCCTTCTAGCTTATCTGTTTGGACTTCGTTTGATGGTGAGGCTAAAACAATACAGTTTAATCCACTATTGGCTGGTTTGGCGGCAGGCGTAGTGCTCTCTCTAATCGCGCAAATAGGTGAACAAGCTGATTACTTGAGATTTATGCCTGAAAAAAGCTCTAGAAACTCTAAAAAATGGTGGTTATTTGTGATACTAGCCGGTCCAGGTTGGATATTTCTTGGCATGTTTAAGCAAATATATGCCACTTTCTTAGCGTCTAATATAGTCTCCACCCTAGGAGCGGTCAAAGCAACTGAACCTATATATCAATTTCTATTTGGATATAACCTATTATTTGGATTGCCTATCATTTCACTAACTATTGCGACTCTATTTATATTAATATCTCAAATAAAAATAAATGTGACAAACGCTTATTCTGGATCTCTCTCTTGGTCCAATTTCTTCTCTAGAGTTTTCCATGTACACCCAGGTCGTGTGATGTGGGTCATGTTCAACGTTTTAATCGCGTTAACGCTCATGGAGTTGGGCGTATTTTATGAGTTAAACTTCGTTCTTGGATTTTACTCCAATGTGGCAATAGCTTGGATAGGTGCAGTGGTAGCAGATCTTATTATTAATAAGAAATTATTGAAAATAAGTCCAGATTATATAGAGTTCAAAAGAGGTCACTTATATAAAATCAATCCGGTGGGCTTTGTTCCGATGGTATTGGCGTCGGTAATATCTATTGTGGCGTTCTTCGGTTTATTAGGTCCTATTGCGCAAGCTTTCTCTCCGTTCATCTCCTTGGCTATAGCGTTTTTGTTGACCCCTGTTATGGCAATATTAACTGGTGGGAAGTACTATATAGCAAGGAAAAGCGATATAGTAAACGAGGAACACGAGTGCGTTTCATGTGGTTTCACATATGAGAAATCTGACATGCTTTACTGTTCATATCATAAAGGATCTATCTGCTCTTTATGCTGTACTTTGGAAAGAAGCTGTCATGAAAGTTGCAAAGATGGACTTAAACCTTTTAGGTTAACTCGATAA
- a CDS encoding glycosyltransferase family 4 protein: protein MEEARLIPANLIVYRRADSHYDLTGINSSFLFKENKSNLIFQFITSLYAGHRSKDATVDLDRIVKARKLIKGVSLFHDQFAGITGYLRKSKYHEDYAVYIHETSLDNQGVKWRVFQLIEKKVLSKSRLILTNSNWNREILSSHGFDAKVVYPGCNPKAKVNLEREKVVLTVSLWDKGRRPEVYAEIGKRIKGKIIMAGSWAKDEDREEFKRRHPWVHVTGALSEEELIRLYDKASVFIRFGFHEKGPGLGVLEAMGHGLPVIVNDGLGSKELIKDNGYVVNDLNEAADRINDILEDERLRKDMSLNSWEIAKSLTWRTHAEKIREHMERYFDL from the coding sequence ATAGAGGAGGCCAGATTAATACCAGCTAACCTAATAGTCTACAGAAGGGCGGATAGTCATTACGATTTGACTGGAATAAACTCCTCTTTTTTATTTAAAGAAAACAAATCGAATCTAATTTTCCAGTTCATAACGTCGCTCTATGCTGGGCACAGAAGTAAGGACGCTACCGTGGATCTTGATAGGATAGTCAAAGCGAGGAAATTAATAAAGGGCGTCTCGCTCTTTCACGATCAGTTCGCTGGAATTACAGGGTACTTAAGGAAGAGTAAATACCATGAGGATTACGCTGTTTACATTCATGAGACCTCTCTCGACAATCAAGGAGTTAAGTGGAGGGTTTTCCAATTAATTGAGAAGAAGGTCTTGAGTAAAAGCAGGTTAATACTAACGAATAGCAATTGGAACAGGGAGATCTTGTCAAGCCATGGGTTCGACGCTAAGGTGGTCTACCCAGGGTGTAATCCAAAAGCTAAAGTCAACTTAGAGAGGGAAAAGGTAGTTTTGACCGTCTCGCTTTGGGATAAAGGGAGGAGACCCGAAGTTTATGCCGAAATAGGGAAAAGAATAAAAGGAAAAATAATAATGGCGGGTTCCTGGGCCAAAGACGAGGACAGAGAGGAGTTCAAGAGGAGACACCCTTGGGTACACGTGACGGGAGCCCTTTCAGAGGAGGAGTTAATTAGGTTGTATGATAAAGCTTCCGTTTTCATTCGGTTCGGATTTCATGAGAAAGGTCCAGGTTTAGGCGTTTTAGAGGCTATGGGTCACGGCCTTCCGGTTATAGTAAACGACGGTTTAGGAAGTAAGGAGCTGATAAAAGATAATGGATATGTTGTAAACGATCTCAACGAAGCTGCTGACAGGATAAACGACATCCTAGAGGACGAAAGGCTTAGAAAGGATATGTCGTTGAACTCTTGGGAAATAGCTAAGAGCTTAACATGGAGAACTCACGCTGAGAAAATTAGGGAACATATGGAAAGGTATTTCGACTTGTAG
- a CDS encoding urease subunit gamma: MLFTPREQEKLLISWAAELARRRRSKGLKLNYEEALAIIVDFVLENAREGKRMSEIISGAQQLLTEDDVMEGVPELLDLVQVEATFTDGTKLVTIRNPIKGKRKVLNTYVIQPGEIELKEDEAKLEVINTGDRPIQVGSHFHFFEVNRSLKFDREKAFGTRLNVPSGTSVRFEPGQRRLVNLTKIGGNRRVTGLNGLTEGSLDHNKSEAINRAKQKGFL, encoded by the coding sequence ATGCTGTTTACTCCTAGGGAGCAGGAGAAGTTACTAATTTCTTGGGCAGCTGAGTTGGCTAGAAGGAGGAGATCTAAAGGTTTGAAATTGAATTATGAAGAGGCTTTAGCAATTATTGTTGACTTCGTTCTGGAGAACGCGAGGGAAGGGAAGAGGATGAGCGAGATAATTTCCGGGGCTCAACAACTGTTAACAGAAGACGACGTTATGGAAGGTGTTCCAGAGCTTTTAGATTTGGTTCAAGTTGAAGCAACTTTCACCGATGGGACTAAGCTGGTTACTATAAGGAACCCAATAAAGGGTAAAAGGAAAGTATTAAACACTTATGTAATACAGCCTGGAGAGATAGAATTGAAAGAAGACGAGGCTAAATTAGAAGTGATTAATACCGGAGATAGGCCAATTCAAGTTGGTTCCCATTTTCACTTCTTCGAAGTTAATAGGAGTTTGAAGTTCGATAGGGAAAAAGCCTTCGGAACTAGATTAAACGTTCCCTCTGGGACCTCAGTTAGGTTCGAGCCCGGACAAAGGAGGTTAGTTAACTTAACTAAAATTGGGGGAAATAGGAGGGTAACTGGATTAAACGGACTCACTGAAGGTTCATTGGATCACAATAAAAGCGAGGCAATAAACAGGGCTAAGCAAAAGGGATTCCTATGA
- the ureC gene encoding urease subunit alpha, with translation MRISKERYFELYGPTVGDKIRLGDTNLYVTVERDLISHGDELVFGAGKTARDGLGMLPNAKGEGVMDLIITNVVILDPVLGVIKADIGVKDGLIVGIGHGGNPFTMDNVDFVLGSRTEIISGEGLIATPGFIDSHVHWIALQQIYDALSAGFTTIIGGGTGPAEGTKATTVTPGKSLRVIMAALDNFPINFALTAKGSSSRTSMEEDVKEGASGFKIHEDWGAMPRVIDETLNVADEYDVQVTIHTDTSNESGYLEDTLNAIGGRTIHAYHVEGAGGGHAPDIIKISGEPYVLPSSTNPTKPFTIHTYDEHLEMLMAVHHLNPKVPEDIAYAESRIREETMAAEDYLHDVGAISMMSSDSQAMGRVGETGIRTFQLAHKMKEMIEMDDNSRVLRYLAKITVNPAITHGIFDYVGSLQPGKIADIVLWDPRFFPAKPYMVIKGGMIAWAMMGDTNASIAYAQPLSYKPMFGYYAPQFTSYAFSSQEGVKEVEKVVKRRVLPIKNTRKLGKKDMIRNNTLPKIEVDPDTYEVKIDGKVPKVKPSETLPLTRLYFMF, from the coding sequence ATGAGGATAAGTAAGGAGAGATATTTCGAACTTTATGGTCCTACGGTGGGAGACAAGATAAGATTGGGAGACACGAACCTTTACGTTACAGTTGAAAGGGATCTCATTTCACATGGGGACGAACTGGTTTTCGGAGCTGGAAAGACTGCTAGGGACGGTTTGGGAATGTTACCCAACGCTAAGGGAGAAGGAGTTATGGATTTAATTATAACCAATGTAGTGATCCTGGACCCGGTGTTGGGTGTCATTAAGGCTGACATAGGAGTTAAGGATGGGTTGATTGTTGGGATAGGCCACGGTGGGAACCCCTTTACGATGGATAACGTGGATTTCGTTTTAGGCTCTAGAACTGAGATAATTTCTGGAGAGGGATTGATAGCCACTCCTGGCTTTATAGATTCCCATGTTCATTGGATAGCTTTGCAACAAATTTATGACGCGTTGTCCGCAGGATTCACTACCATAATAGGGGGTGGAACTGGGCCGGCAGAGGGGACTAAGGCTACCACTGTCACTCCTGGCAAATCTTTAAGGGTGATAATGGCGGCGTTAGATAACTTCCCTATAAATTTCGCCTTAACTGCTAAGGGTTCCTCCTCAAGAACATCAATGGAAGAGGACGTTAAGGAAGGCGCTTCGGGCTTTAAAATCCATGAAGATTGGGGAGCTATGCCAAGGGTGATAGATGAGACCTTAAACGTTGCAGACGAGTATGACGTGCAAGTTACAATACATACCGACACTTCCAACGAGAGTGGATATCTAGAAGACACTTTGAACGCAATAGGGGGAAGGACCATTCACGCATATCACGTAGAAGGTGCAGGAGGGGGTCACGCTCCAGACATAATAAAAATTTCCGGCGAACCCTACGTGTTACCGTCTTCAACGAACCCAACAAAGCCATTTACTATACACACTTACGATGAGCACTTAGAGATGTTAATGGCTGTACATCACTTGAATCCTAAGGTTCCAGAGGACATAGCTTACGCTGAGTCGAGAATAAGGGAAGAGACAATGGCTGCGGAAGATTATTTACACGATGTGGGAGCGATAAGCATGATGTCCTCAGACTCTCAAGCTATGGGTAGAGTAGGTGAAACTGGAATAAGGACTTTCCAGTTAGCTCATAAGATGAAGGAGATGATAGAGATGGATGACAATTCTAGGGTTCTGAGATATTTGGCTAAGATAACCGTAAATCCGGCAATAACCCACGGGATATTTGACTACGTTGGCTCATTACAGCCCGGTAAAATTGCTGATATAGTGTTATGGGATCCTAGATTCTTCCCAGCTAAACCTTATATGGTGATTAAAGGTGGAATGATAGCCTGGGCCATGATGGGGGATACCAATGCCTCAATAGCGTACGCGCAACCCTTATCTTATAAGCCGATGTTCGGATACTACGCTCCACAATTTACCTCATACGCGTTCTCATCTCAAGAGGGTGTAAAAGAGGTTGAGAAGGTTGTTAAGAGGAGAGTATTACCAATAAAGAACACTAGAAAGTTAGGGAAAAAGGATATGATTAGAAATAACACGTTGCCCAAAATTGAGGTAGATCCAGATACCTATGAGGTCAAAATCGATGGAAAGGTTCCGAAGGTGAAACCATCGGAGACTCTGCCCTTAACCAGGTTATATTTCATGTTTTAG